The Thalassospira sp. ER-Se-21-Dark genome includes a region encoding these proteins:
- the atpC gene encoding ATP synthase F1 subunit epsilon: MTDTTVLELVSPSALLKSEPVEMVVVPGTDGNFGVLPKHAPMISTIRPGVIDIYAGGKVSERIFVAGGVAEVNPERCTILAEEAVPVSDLKADEAQARLEEAQAALKSAETAHDKANAERALDIARAQIQALSN; the protein is encoded by the coding sequence ATGACTGATACGACTGTACTGGAACTTGTTTCACCGTCTGCCCTGCTCAAATCCGAGCCGGTCGAGATGGTCGTTGTTCCGGGCACGGACGGGAATTTTGGTGTTCTGCCCAAGCATGCGCCGATGATCTCGACCATTCGTCCGGGTGTCATCGACATCTATGCAGGTGGTAAGGTTTCCGAACGTATCTTCGTTGCTGGCGGTGTTGCCGAGGTTAATCCCGAGCGTTGCACCATTCTGGCAGAAGAAGCGGTTCCGGTTTCCGATTTGAAAGCTGACGAAGCACAGGCCCGTCTTGAAGAGGCTCAGGCCGCTCTCAAGTCTGCCGAGACTGCACACGACAAAGCCAATGCCGAGCGTGCGCTCGACATTGCCCGTGCACAGATCCAGGCCCTGAGCAACTAA
- the atpD gene encoding F0F1 ATP synthase subunit beta — protein sequence MANKKAGKISQVMGAVVDVKFDGDLPPILNALHVDNNGQRLVLEVAQHLGENAVRTIAMDTTEGLQRGQEVTDTGDAISVPVGPETLGRILNVIGEPVDERGPVNAAKTSPIHREAPDFIDQSTETEILVTGIKVIDLIAPYTKGGKIGLFGGAGVGKTVLIMELINNVAKGHGGYSVFAGVGERTREGNDLYHEMMESGVINPEGESKAALVYGQMNEPPGARARVALTGLTLAEYFRDEEGQDVLFFVDNIFRFTQAGSEVSALLGRIPSAVGYQPTLATDMGALQERITSTKKGSITSVQAIYVPADDLTDPAPATSFAHLDATTTLNRQIAELGIYPAVDPLDSTSRALDPGVIGQEHYETAREVQRVLQTYKGLQDIIAILGMDELSEEDKLVVARARKIQRFLSQPFHVAEVFTGTPGVFVQLEDTIKAFKAICAGEYDHMPEQAFYMVGTIEEAIEKAKKMAEAA from the coding sequence ATGGCGAACAAGAAGGCGGGGAAAATTTCCCAGGTAATGGGCGCCGTCGTCGACGTTAAATTCGACGGCGATCTGCCTCCCATTCTGAATGCGCTGCATGTTGACAACAACGGTCAGCGTCTGGTTCTTGAAGTTGCACAGCACCTTGGTGAAAATGCGGTCCGTACGATCGCAATGGACACCACCGAAGGTCTGCAGCGCGGTCAGGAAGTCACCGACACCGGTGACGCGATCTCGGTTCCGGTTGGTCCGGAAACCCTTGGTCGTATTCTGAACGTTATCGGTGAGCCGGTTGACGAACGTGGTCCGGTTAATGCAGCCAAGACCTCTCCGATCCACCGTGAAGCACCTGACTTCATCGACCAGTCCACCGAAACCGAAATCCTTGTGACCGGCATTAAGGTTATCGACCTTATCGCGCCGTACACCAAGGGTGGTAAAATTGGTCTGTTCGGTGGTGCGGGCGTTGGTAAAACCGTCCTTATCATGGAACTGATCAACAACGTGGCAAAAGGCCACGGTGGTTACTCGGTCTTTGCTGGTGTTGGTGAACGTACCCGTGAAGGTAACGACCTCTATCACGAGATGATGGAATCGGGCGTTATCAACCCGGAAGGCGAATCCAAAGCCGCACTGGTTTATGGCCAGATGAACGAACCCCCGGGAGCACGTGCACGTGTTGCTCTGACCGGTCTGACCCTCGCGGAATACTTCCGTGATGAAGAAGGCCAGGACGTTCTGTTCTTCGTCGATAACATCTTCCGCTTTACCCAGGCTGGTTCGGAAGTGTCGGCACTTCTCGGTCGTATCCCGTCTGCTGTGGGTTATCAGCCGACGCTGGCAACCGACATGGGTGCGCTGCAGGAACGTATTACCTCGACCAAAAAAGGTTCCATTACCTCGGTTCAGGCCATTTACGTCCCGGCCGATGACTTGACTGACCCGGCACCGGCAACCTCGTTTGCCCACCTTGACGCAACCACCACGCTGAACCGTCAGATTGCCGAGCTCGGCATCTACCCGGCAGTTGACCCGCTCGACTCCACTTCGCGTGCTCTGGATCCGGGCGTCATTGGTCAGGAACACTACGAGACCGCGCGTGAAGTTCAGCGTGTTCTTCAGACCTACAAAGGCCTGCAGGACATCATCGCCATCCTCGGCATGGACGAGCTTTCGGAAGAAGACAAACTGGTTGTGGCACGTGCCCGTAAGATCCAGCGTTTCCTTTCGCAGCCGTTCCACGTTGCAGAAGTCTTCACCGGTACTCCGGGCGTGTTCGTTCAGCTCGAAGACACCATCAAGGCTTTCAAAGCGATCTGCGCTGGTGAATACGACCACATGCCGGAACAGGCATTCTACATGGTCGGCACCATCGAAGAAGCCATCGAAAAAGCCAAGAAGATGGCCGAAGCTGCCTAA
- a CDS encoding F0F1 ATP synthase subunit gamma produces MASLKDLRSRIASVKSTRKITSAMKMVAASKLRRAQDAAEAARPYAERMGTMLGRLATAVGSNEGAPKLLAGTGKDDVHLLVVFTADRGLCGGFNASIVKATRLKAKALQAEGKTVKLICVGRKGADALKREFGDNIVARYTGIEGKKGIDFSSATEVADKVLALYDEGEFDVCTIFYNKFVSAISQVATAQQLIPFTGEEADEQEEATGSSAVYEYEPSEEAILADLLPRNVGVQIFGAMLESSASEHGARMSAMDNATRNAGDMIDRLSIQYNRSRQAQITNELIEIISGAEAL; encoded by the coding sequence ATGGCTAGTTTGAAGGATCTGCGCTCGCGCATTGCCAGCGTCAAATCGACGAGGAAGATTACCTCGGCGATGAAGATGGTGGCAGCCTCCAAGCTCCGTCGTGCACAGGATGCAGCGGAAGCAGCCCGTCCCTATGCTGAACGCATGGGGACGATGCTGGGCCGTCTTGCAACTGCCGTCGGCAGCAATGAAGGGGCGCCAAAGCTTCTGGCCGGTACCGGTAAGGATGATGTGCATCTGCTCGTCGTCTTCACCGCGGACCGTGGCCTTTGCGGTGGTTTTAACGCATCGATCGTCAAAGCAACCCGTCTGAAAGCCAAAGCCCTGCAGGCTGAAGGCAAGACGGTGAAGCTGATCTGTGTTGGCCGCAAGGGTGCAGATGCGCTCAAGCGTGAATTTGGTGACAATATTGTCGCCCGGTATACTGGCATCGAGGGCAAGAAGGGGATTGATTTCTCTTCGGCAACCGAGGTGGCAGACAAGGTTCTGGCGCTTTACGACGAAGGCGAATTCGACGTTTGCACGATCTTCTACAACAAGTTCGTGTCCGCGATTTCGCAGGTGGCAACCGCTCAGCAGCTGATCCCGTTCACGGGTGAAGAAGCAGACGAACAGGAAGAAGCAACTGGTTCTTCTGCGGTTTACGAATACGAACCGTCCGAAGAAGCCATTCTGGCTGATTTGCTGCCGCGTAACGTTGGCGTCCAGATTTTCGGTGCAATGCTTGAAAGCAGCGCATCTGAACACGGTGCGCGTATGTCCGCGATGGATAACGCAACCCGCAATGCCGGCGATATGATCGACCGACTGAGCATCCAGTACAACCGCTCACGTCAGGCTCAGATCACCAATGAACTGATTGAAATCATTTCCGGCGCCGAGGCTTTGTAA
- the atpA gene encoding F0F1 ATP synthase subunit alpha, which translates to MEIRAAEISAILKDQIANFGAEAEVAEVGQVLSVGDGIARVYGLDNVQAGELVDFPGGIKGMALNLEEDNVGVVIFGSDRSIKEGDQVKRTGAIVDVPVGKELLGRVVDGLGNPIDGKGELGAKERRLADVKAPGIIPRKSVHEPVQTGIKSIDSLIPIGRGQRELIIGDRQTGKTAIIVDTILNQKPVNDAAKSDSDKMFSIYVAVGQKRSTVAQVVKVLEERGAMENTIIVAATASDPAPMQFIAPFVACAMGEYFRDNGMHATIFYDDLSKQAVAYRQMSLLLRRPPGREAFPGDVFYLHSRLLERAAKMNDENGAGSLTALPVIETQGNDVSAFIPTNVISITDGQIFLETDLFYKGVRPAVNVGLSVSRVGSSAQIKAMKQVAGSIKLELAQYREMEAFAQFASDLDPATQKLLARGARLTELLKQPQYSPLKVEEQVVVIYAGVKGYLDSIPVNKVRAFEEQYLSEIRSAGADILDAIRTEKVLSDDSEAKLKAFLDKFAKTFA; encoded by the coding sequence ATGGAAATCCGCGCCGCGGAAATCTCCGCTATTCTTAAGGATCAGATTGCCAATTTTGGTGCTGAAGCCGAAGTTGCCGAAGTCGGTCAGGTTCTGTCTGTCGGTGACGGTATTGCCCGTGTTTACGGTCTGGACAACGTCCAGGCAGGTGAACTCGTTGACTTCCCGGGTGGCATTAAGGGCATGGCCCTTAACCTCGAAGAAGACAACGTTGGTGTCGTGATCTTCGGTTCTGACCGTTCGATCAAGGAAGGTGACCAGGTTAAACGTACTGGCGCCATCGTTGACGTTCCGGTTGGTAAAGAACTTCTTGGTCGCGTTGTTGACGGTCTGGGTAACCCGATCGACGGCAAAGGCGAACTGGGTGCAAAAGAACGTCGCCTTGCTGACGTCAAGGCACCGGGCATCATCCCGCGTAAATCGGTTCACGAGCCGGTACAGACCGGTATCAAGTCGATCGACTCCCTGATCCCGATTGGCCGTGGCCAGCGTGAGCTGATCATTGGTGACCGTCAGACCGGTAAAACCGCCATCATCGTTGACACCATTCTGAACCAGAAGCCGGTGAACGATGCAGCGAAATCCGACAGCGACAAGATGTTCTCCATCTATGTTGCAGTTGGTCAGAAACGTTCGACCGTTGCACAGGTTGTTAAGGTCCTTGAAGAGCGCGGCGCGATGGAAAACACCATCATTGTTGCTGCGACCGCATCCGACCCGGCGCCGATGCAGTTCATCGCACCGTTCGTTGCTTGCGCAATGGGTGAGTACTTCCGTGACAACGGCATGCACGCAACCATCTTCTATGATGATCTGTCCAAGCAGGCTGTTGCTTATCGTCAGATGTCGCTGCTGCTTCGCCGCCCGCCGGGACGTGAAGCATTCCCGGGTGACGTCTTCTATCTGCACTCCCGTCTGCTGGAACGTGCGGCAAAGATGAATGACGAAAACGGCGCCGGCTCTCTGACCGCACTTCCGGTTATTGAAACCCAGGGTAACGACGTTTCGGCGTTTATTCCGACCAACGTGATCTCGATCACCGACGGTCAGATCTTCCTTGAAACCGACCTGTTCTACAAAGGCGTACGCCCGGCTGTGAACGTTGGTCTATCGGTTTCGCGTGTTGGTTCGTCCGCACAGATCAAAGCGATGAAGCAGGTTGCTGGCTCGATCAAGCTGGAACTCGCTCAGTATCGTGAGATGGAAGCATTCGCACAGTTCGCATCGGATCTTGATCCGGCAACCCAGAAACTTCTGGCCCGTGGCGCACGTCTGACCGAGCTGCTCAAGCAGCCGCAGTACTCGCCGCTTAAGGTCGAAGAGCAGGTTGTTGTGATCTACGCTGGTGTTAAAGGCTATCTCGACAGCATTCCGGTGAACAAGGTTCGCGCCTTCGAAGAACAGTACCTGTCCGAAATTCGTTCGGCTGGCGCTGATATCCTCGATGCGATCCGCACCGAGAAAGTTCTGTCCGATGACAGCGAAGCCAAGCTTAAAGCGTTCCTCGACAAGTTCGCGAAAACCTTCGCGTAA
- a CDS encoding F0F1 ATP synthase subunit delta: MSQNTAATGLQGRYATALFDLANSANQLDAVKSDLELLDQAIATSDDLRNVLRSPVISRDVQAKAMAALLDKLGVSELTKKTVGLLSQKRRLFALPDVIDSYLSMLSAHKGEVTAQVTSASELKKEQIEAVTGALKEVVGATVKVDLKVDPAVLGGLVVKVGSRVFDASLRTKLQKLELAMKGVA, encoded by the coding sequence GTGTCCCAAAATACTGCCGCGACCGGGCTCCAAGGGCGCTACGCCACAGCACTATTTGACTTGGCCAACTCGGCCAACCAGCTTGATGCTGTCAAAAGCGATCTTGAATTGCTCGACCAGGCCATCGCAACCAGCGATGACCTCCGGAATGTACTCCGCAGTCCCGTGATTTCCCGGGACGTGCAGGCCAAGGCGATGGCGGCTCTTCTGGACAAGCTTGGCGTTTCCGAGTTGACCAAGAAGACCGTAGGGCTTCTGTCTCAGAAGCGTCGTCTGTTTGCCCTGCCGGATGTCATTGATTCCTACCTTTCCATGCTCTCGGCTCACAAGGGCGAAGTTACCGCACAGGTGACCTCGGCTTCCGAGCTGAAAAAAGAGCAAATCGAAGCCGTTACCGGCGCTCTCAAAGAAGTTGTCGGCGCCACTGTAAAAGTGGACCTTAAAGTTGATCCGGCTGTTCTTGGCGGTCTTGTCGTCAAGGTCGGTTCCCGGGTTTTTGATGCCTCGCTTCGTACTAAACTGCAGAAGCTCGAGCTCGCTATGAAAGGGGTTGCGTGA
- a CDS encoding MazG nucleotide pyrophosphohydrolase domain-containing protein has protein sequence MLCESNNESSENQRSMCDWAEQTFGPVSDPASLVDRALLEMQELGEAVQDRDIGEIGKEAADVLILLYRLADQFDLDLDQEVQAKMAINRSRTWVSKGDGTGSHV, from the coding sequence ATGCTTTGTGAAAGTAACAACGAATCATCTGAAAATCAGCGCAGCATGTGCGATTGGGCAGAGCAGACATTTGGTCCGGTCAGTGATCCGGCATCACTCGTAGACCGAGCCCTTCTGGAAATGCAGGAACTTGGCGAAGCGGTTCAGGATCGCGACATCGGCGAGATCGGCAAAGAGGCCGCCGATGTTCTGATTTTGCTATATCGTCTTGCTGATCAGTTCGACCTCGACCTTGATCAGGAAGTTCAGGCCAAGATGGCGATCAATCGATCAAGAACCTGGGTATCAAAGGGCGATGGCACGGGATCACACGTCTGA
- a CDS encoding ABC transporter substrate-binding protein produces MKTPTARKQSFLELGICLCAAVCLILLSWKSPSARTLVIEGLEEAPLKWVGHEDPMGIDIDIMTEVLRTMGIRDYVFRFVDNGSRLLHNARNGNSDIVLTLSMNDERAEFLLYPNEAHLLLDWRFAIRAEDKEKIRFEEFSDLARTRIGAAADYSYTSAFWNSGLDIQTVARSDLLIPMLLQNRFDAVPVNYLNTIYDSLQNRYRNKIAFLYPPLRRAPYYNVFSKASDYPDKEAFLSRYDEIIREMRDDGRLLHIFERYLGPDGYDWWQSQYSQ; encoded by the coding sequence ATGAAGACGCCAACGGCACGAAAACAAAGCTTCCTTGAACTGGGAATTTGCCTTTGTGCAGCAGTGTGCCTGATCCTGTTATCGTGGAAAAGCCCTTCGGCCCGCACCCTTGTGATCGAGGGTCTTGAAGAAGCCCCGCTGAAATGGGTTGGCCATGAAGACCCCATGGGCATTGATATCGACATCATGACCGAGGTTCTGCGCACTATGGGAATCCGGGATTATGTATTCCGGTTTGTCGATAATGGCAGCCGTTTGCTGCACAACGCCCGTAACGGCAACTCTGACATCGTCCTGACGCTTTCGATGAATGACGAGCGCGCCGAATTCCTTCTGTATCCCAATGAGGCGCATCTGCTGCTGGACTGGCGATTTGCGATCCGGGCCGAGGACAAAGAAAAAATCCGGTTCGAGGAATTTTCCGATCTCGCACGGACACGGATCGGGGCGGCGGCCGACTATTCTTATACCAGCGCCTTTTGGAATTCCGGTCTTGATATCCAGACTGTGGCCCGCAGTGACCTTCTGATCCCGATGTTGCTGCAAAACCGGTTTGACGCGGTACCGGTCAATTACCTCAACACCATTTATGACAGTCTGCAGAATCGCTATCGCAACAAGATCGCCTTCCTGTATCCGCCACTGCGTCGTGCGCCTTATTATAATGTGTTCTCCAAGGCGTCTGATTATCCCGACAAGGAAGCGTTCCTGAGCCGGTACGACGAAATCATCCGCGAAATGCGCGATGACGGCCGGCTGCTTCATATCTTTGAACGATACCTTGGACCGGACGGGTATGACTGGTGGCAGTCGCAATATTCGCAATAA
- a CDS encoding primosomal protein N', producing the protein MRAAKATSGNLFANDPAFEVTAQTVSVLPPLPLAGPYDYLVPEGVSVAPGDFVEIPLGRQTQRGVVWGDAKGDVDPGKLREIFGVLPTPPMADVTRKFIDWVSAYTMAPQGAVLRMAMSVPDALEAPKPIFRFTLNPEFDAASLRMTPPRKRVLAFLADHPPMEQGDILRETGAGAGVIKGLVDAGAVQRLMVTPPSPFEAPDLDILRPDLSVEQNEAADALCARLDDGGFSCTLLDGVTGSGKTEVYFEPVRAALAQGKQVVVLLPEIALSAQWLQRFRDRFGVEPALWHSEVGQARRRDTWRAVADGSAKLVVGARSALFLPYHDLGLIVVDEEHEHAFKQEDGVMYHARDMAVTRAHLGNIPIVLASATPSLETLANVEAGRYQHVQLGSRHGVAVLPSVEIIDIRQDKPQRNRWITPTLKKRLAETFANGEQAMLFLNRRGYAPLTLCRACGHRFQCPNCTAWLVEHRAWGKLQCHHCGYQAKAPDACPSCGAEGKLAPCGPGVERLYEEAVETFPDIRVEVATSDNIMGPKAAAQLINRVHNHEVDLLIGTQILAKGYHFPMLTLVGVVDADLGLAGGDLRAAERSYQLLTQVAGRAGRGDRPGTVMLQTADPANRVIKAIAAGDRDAFNEVELSQRMTHGMPPHGRLAALIISGKKESEVDEAAWRIGRVAPRGDGLMVLGPAPAPLSLLRGRYRRRFMIRADKSVKMQALIHDWLSKVKTPGSVRVQVDIDPYSFM; encoded by the coding sequence ATGCGTGCCGCAAAGGCCACCTCTGGAAATTTGTTTGCGAATGATCCGGCCTTTGAGGTAACCGCCCAGACCGTGAGCGTCCTGCCGCCGCTGCCTTTGGCAGGTCCTTATGACTATCTGGTGCCCGAAGGCGTTTCTGTTGCACCCGGCGATTTTGTTGAAATTCCCCTCGGCCGTCAAACCCAGCGCGGTGTCGTCTGGGGCGATGCCAAGGGCGATGTTGATCCTGGCAAGCTGCGCGAAATTTTCGGTGTTCTGCCAACTCCGCCAATGGCCGATGTCACCCGCAAATTCATTGATTGGGTATCGGCCTATACCATGGCGCCGCAAGGGGCTGTGTTGCGCATGGCCATGAGCGTGCCTGACGCGCTTGAGGCCCCCAAGCCGATTTTTCGCTTTACCCTGAACCCGGAATTTGACGCGGCATCTTTGCGCATGACGCCGCCGCGCAAACGCGTTCTGGCATTTCTGGCCGATCATCCGCCGATGGAGCAGGGCGATATCCTGCGCGAAACCGGTGCCGGGGCGGGTGTGATCAAGGGACTGGTCGACGCTGGCGCTGTGCAGCGCCTGATGGTCACCCCGCCATCGCCGTTTGAAGCCCCCGATCTTGATATTCTGCGACCGGATTTGTCAGTCGAACAGAACGAGGCCGCAGACGCGCTCTGCGCACGCCTTGATGATGGTGGCTTTTCCTGCACGCTTCTGGATGGTGTGACCGGGTCGGGCAAGACAGAAGTTTATTTTGAGCCGGTCCGTGCCGCACTGGCACAGGGAAAACAGGTTGTTGTCCTTTTGCCGGAAATTGCGCTTTCCGCTCAGTGGTTGCAGCGCTTCCGTGACCGGTTCGGTGTTGAGCCTGCGCTTTGGCATTCCGAAGTCGGGCAGGCTCGCCGGCGCGATACCTGGCGGGCAGTGGCCGATGGATCGGCCAAGCTTGTTGTCGGGGCGCGATCCGCCCTTTTCCTGCCCTATCATGATCTGGGTCTGATCGTGGTTGACGAGGAACATGAACACGCCTTCAAGCAGGAAGACGGCGTGATGTATCATGCCCGCGACATGGCGGTAACACGGGCGCATCTCGGCAACATTCCTATTGTTCTGGCATCCGCGACCCCATCGCTTGAAACCCTGGCCAATGTTGAAGCCGGGCGCTATCAGCATGTGCAACTTGGCAGTCGTCATGGTGTGGCGGTACTGCCGAGTGTCGAGATCATCGATATCCGTCAGGACAAGCCCCAACGCAATCGCTGGATCACGCCGACGCTTAAAAAACGTCTGGCAGAAACCTTTGCCAATGGCGAACAGGCAATGCTGTTCCTGAACCGCCGCGGTTATGCACCGCTTACGCTCTGTCGGGCCTGTGGTCATCGGTTCCAGTGCCCGAACTGCACCGCCTGGCTGGTCGAACATCGCGCATGGGGCAAATTGCAATGCCATCATTGCGGTTATCAGGCCAAGGCCCCGGATGCCTGCCCGTCCTGTGGCGCGGAGGGCAAGCTGGCCCCCTGTGGTCCGGGGGTGGAACGCCTGTATGAAGAGGCGGTTGAGACTTTTCCCGATATCCGGGTCGAGGTCGCGACATCCGATAACATCATGGGTCCGAAGGCCGCGGCACAGCTGATTAATCGCGTGCATAATCACGAGGTTGATCTTTTGATCGGCACCCAGATTTTGGCCAAGGGCTATCACTTCCCGATGCTGACGCTGGTCGGGGTGGTTGATGCCGATCTGGGTTTGGCTGGCGGCGATTTACGCGCGGCCGAGCGCAGCTATCAATTGCTAACCCAGGTGGCGGGCCGTGCAGGCCGCGGCGATCGCCCGGGAACGGTGATGCTGCAAACAGCCGATCCGGCCAACCGCGTGATCAAGGCAATTGCCGCCGGTGATCGCGATGCCTTTAACGAGGTGGAGCTATCCCAGCGCATGACCCATGGCATGCCACCACACGGTCGGCTGGCCGCCCTTATTATAAGTGGCAAAAAGGAAAGCGAAGTTGATGAGGCCGCCTGGCGCATCGGTCGGGTTGCGCCGCGCGGTGATGGGCTGATGGTGCTGGGCCCGGCACCCGCACCTTTGTCGCTTCTGCGCGGGCGTTATCGTCGACGCTTCATGATCCGGGCCGACAAGTCGGTCAAGATGCAGGCGCTGATCCATGACTGGTTGTCAAAGGTCAAAACACCGGGCAGTGTGCGCGTGCAGGTCGATATCGACCCCTACAGCTTTATGTAG
- the fsa gene encoding fructose-6-phosphate aldolase, which translates to MKFFIDTADIDAIRELAMSGLVDGVTTNPSLVAKSGRPFLELIKEICEVVDGPVSAEVAATDYETMVAEGRKLAKIADNVVVKLPLTADGLKACRTFTDEGIQTNVTLCFSVGQAILAAKAGATYVSPFVGRLDDISSDGMQLIADIVDVYGNYPNWTTEVLVASARGPQHVVDSARLGADVVTIPPQVLGQLTKHPLTDKGLEAFLADWEKTGQSIL; encoded by the coding sequence ATGAAGTTTTTCATCGATACCGCTGACATCGACGCAATCCGCGAACTGGCCATGTCCGGCCTCGTGGACGGTGTCACCACAAACCCCTCGCTGGTAGCAAAGTCTGGCCGACCGTTTCTCGAACTGATCAAGGAAATTTGTGAAGTTGTTGACGGTCCGGTCAGCGCAGAAGTTGCTGCGACCGATTACGAAACCATGGTTGCCGAAGGCCGCAAGCTTGCCAAAATCGCCGACAATGTCGTCGTCAAGCTGCCGCTGACTGCTGATGGCCTCAAGGCTTGCCGTACCTTCACCGACGAAGGCATTCAGACCAACGTAACGCTGTGCTTCTCGGTTGGTCAGGCCATTCTGGCTGCCAAAGCAGGCGCGACCTATGTTTCGCCGTTCGTTGGCCGTCTGGATGACATTTCCTCGGATGGTATGCAGCTTATTGCTGACATCGTTGATGTTTATGGCAACTACCCGAACTGGACCACCGAAGTCCTCGTGGCATCGGCACGTGGCCCGCAGCATGTTGTCGACTCGGCCCGTCTCGGTGCTGACGTTGTCACCATCCCGCCGCAGGTTCTTGGTCAGTTGACCAAACACCCGCTGACCGACAAAGGCCTCGAAGCCTTCCTCGCCGATTGGGAAAAAACCGGCCAGTCGATCCTGTAA
- a CDS encoding DUF484 family protein, which produces MEKTALRADDVADYLAEHPEFFTTRPDLLESLDLPMRELGNGVADMQQYVVARLRDEREKLRGATSELINISKSNLETQSRIHRAVLALLNARGFETFVEALQDLVPELLDLDAIALCFEECKEAPVPSCDGRVRRLVVGAVDQVLGDEHDVWLLPDDAGDEAIFGPKASDIRSAAIVRLAPFYGDPVGLVAFGVKEPDYFSPAQANDLIMFLASVIEFGVRRWLTQTV; this is translated from the coding sequence ATGGAAAAGACAGCTTTGCGCGCCGACGATGTGGCGGACTACCTTGCCGAACATCCTGAATTCTTCACTACGCGCCCGGACTTGCTTGAAAGTCTTGATTTGCCGATGCGCGAACTGGGCAATGGCGTTGCCGACATGCAGCAATATGTCGTTGCGCGCCTGCGCGATGAACGTGAAAAGCTGCGCGGTGCCACCAGCGAACTGATCAATATTTCCAAATCCAACCTCGAAACCCAAAGCCGCATTCACCGTGCGGTTCTGGCATTACTCAACGCGCGCGGGTTTGAAACCTTTGTCGAGGCACTTCAGGACCTTGTGCCAGAGCTTCTTGATCTTGATGCGATTGCGCTGTGCTTTGAAGAATGCAAAGAGGCCCCGGTCCCAAGCTGTGATGGCCGGGTGCGTCGCCTTGTTGTCGGCGCAGTTGATCAGGTTCTGGGCGACGAGCACGATGTCTGGCTGTTGCCCGATGATGCCGGTGACGAGGCGATCTTTGGCCCGAAGGCATCTGACATCCGGTCTGCGGCGATTGTGCGCCTGGCACCATTTTATGGCGATCCGGTCGGGCTTGTTGCCTTTGGCGTCAAGGAGCCGGATTATTTCAGCCCGGCACAGGCCAATGATCTGATCATGTTCCTGGCATCCGTTATCGAATTTGGTGTGCGTAGATGGCTGACCCAAACGGTCTGA
- a CDS encoding tyrosine recombinase XerC: MADPNGLTAITLPQDVRDAIADWRGWLANERRASYHTTENYLGDLYAFLGFIKDHLGETPTLKDLLRLNPRDFRSWLARRSMDGMAKTSTARGLSSLRNFYRFLERSGRGQNAAVQSIRNPRLPQSTPKPLAPDDAMAVLENADAWQDEPWLGKRNLALFTLLYGCGLRISEALDLNANQRPTGDSMVITGKGNKQRLVPVLPIVREAIEDYVRTCPFAPDGDDPLFLGARGNRLVAQVAQREMRKVRELLNLPDTATPHALRHSFATHLLAGGGDLRTIQDLLGHASLSTTQRYTAVDTEQLMAVYNGTHPRARR; this comes from the coding sequence ATGGCTGACCCAAACGGTCTGACCGCGATCACCCTGCCACAGGATGTGCGCGACGCCATCGCAGACTGGCGTGGCTGGCTTGCCAATGAGCGTCGCGCGTCCTACCACACGACAGAAAACTATCTAGGCGATCTTTATGCCTTTCTGGGCTTTATCAAGGATCATCTCGGCGAAACTCCGACGCTTAAGGATCTTTTGCGCCTGAATCCGCGCGATTTTCGAAGCTGGCTGGCACGCCGCAGCATGGATGGCATGGCCAAGACGTCGACCGCACGTGGGTTATCAAGCTTGCGCAATTTCTACCGGTTCCTTGAACGATCCGGGCGCGGTCAAAACGCCGCGGTGCAGTCAATCCGCAATCCCCGCCTGCCGCAATCAACGCCCAAACCGCTGGCGCCAGATGACGCCATGGCAGTGCTCGAAAATGCCGATGCCTGGCAGGATGAGCCGTGGCTTGGCAAACGTAACCTCGCGCTTTTCACCCTGCTTTACGGTTGCGGCCTGCGTATTTCCGAGGCGCTTGATCTGAATGCCAATCAACGTCCGACCGGGGATTCGATGGTGATCACCGGTAAAGGCAACAAACAACGCCTTGTCCCGGTTCTGCCCATCGTGCGCGAAGCGATCGAGGATTATGTCCGCACCTGCCCGTTTGCGCCCGATGGCGATGATCCATTGTTTCTGGGCGCACGCGGCAATCGGCTTGTGGCACAAGTCGCCCAGCGTGAAATGCGCAAGGTCCGCGAACTTTTGAACCTGCCCGATACCGCCACCCCGCATGCGCTGCGCCATTCCTTTGCGACCCACCTTTTGGCCGGGGGGGGTGATTTGCGCACCATTCAGGATTTGCTCGGCCACGCATCGCTTTCAACGACCCAGCGCTATACCGCGGTTGATACCGAACAATTGATGGCGGTCTATAACGGCACCCATCCGCGCGCCCGGCGCTAG